From the Candidatus Pantoea soli genome, one window contains:
- a CDS encoding glycoside hydrolase family 10 protein produces MACSQRFSALLRGKKAFLLAASALLLVSCATTPPKSLVTPLPTVTPPPVKPALPSGAESVRGVWLTTVSRLDWPPVASVTASPASRIRQQQQALTEKLDNLKRLGINTVFFQVKPDGTALWRSKILPWSDTLTGRIGDDPGYDPLQFMLDEAHRRGMKVHAWFNPYRVSTNIKPGTVRELSNTLTLHPASVYVLHRDWIRTASDRFVLDPGIPDARDWITSIVAEVVSHYQVDGVQFDDYFYTETARSALDDNATFRHYGQGFASKADWRRHNTQLLIEQVSRTIKQIRPEVAFGVSPAGVWRNLSHDPAGSDTRGAAAYDEAYADTRRWVQMGLLDYIAPQLYWPFARQAARYDVLARWWADVVRPTPVRLYIGVALYKVGEPSKSEPDWAIQGGVPELKKQLDLNDALPQISGTILFREGYLNQPQTQEAVSYLQQRWGHAGG; encoded by the coding sequence ATAGCCTGTTCACAGCGTTTTTCCGCACTGCTGCGTGGCAAAAAAGCGTTTTTGCTTGCCGCCAGCGCCCTGCTGCTGGTCAGTTGTGCCACCACACCGCCGAAATCCCTGGTGACGCCGCTCCCCACCGTCACGCCGCCGCCGGTAAAGCCTGCGTTGCCGTCTGGCGCAGAGTCGGTGCGCGGCGTCTGGCTTACCACCGTGTCACGGCTTGACTGGCCGCCGGTCGCCTCGGTGACGGCCAGTCCGGCCAGCCGCATCCGTCAGCAGCAGCAGGCGCTGACGGAAAAACTCGATAATCTGAAGCGCCTGGGCATCAATACGGTGTTTTTCCAGGTTAAGCCCGACGGCACCGCGCTGTGGCGCTCAAAAATCCTGCCCTGGTCCGATACGCTGACTGGCCGCATCGGCGACGATCCCGGTTACGATCCGCTGCAGTTTATGCTGGATGAAGCGCACCGCCGCGGCATGAAAGTGCATGCCTGGTTCAATCCTTATCGCGTCTCCACGAACATCAAACCGGGCACCGTCAGGGAACTCAGCAACACGCTGACGCTGCACCCGGCCAGCGTGTATGTGCTGCACCGTGACTGGATCCGCACCGCCAGCGATCGCTTTGTGCTGGATCCGGGCATTCCGGACGCGCGTGACTGGATCACCAGCATCGTGGCGGAAGTGGTTTCACACTATCAGGTCGATGGCGTGCAGTTCGACGACTACTTTTACACGGAAACCGCCCGCTCGGCGCTCGATGACAACGCCACTTTCCGGCACTACGGGCAGGGTTTTGCCAGTAAAGCCGACTGGCGCCGTCATAATACGCAACTGCTGATTGAACAGGTATCACGCACCATTAAACAGATCCGGCCCGAGGTCGCATTTGGCGTCAGCCCTGCCGGCGTCTGGCGTAACCTGTCGCACGATCCGGCCGGTTCCGATACGCGCGGTGCCGCCGCTTATGACGAAGCCTATGCCGATACCCGACGCTGGGTGCAGATGGGGCTGCTGGATTACATCGCGCCCCAGCTTTACTGGCCGTTTGCCCGTCAGGCGGCGCGCTACGATGTGCTGGCCCGCTGGTGGGCCGATGTCGTGCGGCCAACGCCTGTGCGCCTGTACATAGGCGTGGCGCTGTACAAAGTGGGTGAGCCGTCAAAAAGCGAGCCGGACTGGGCCATTCAGGGCGGCGTGCCGGAGCTGAAAAAACAGCTGGATCTCAATGACGCGCTGCCGCAGATCAGCGGCACCATTTTGTTCCGGGAAGGCTACCTGAACCAGCCGCAGACGCAGGAGGCGGTGAGCTACCTGCAGCAGCGCTGGGGCCACGCAGGCGGATAA
- the gabP gene encoding GABA permease, which translates to MTAQNADVLAQSLKPRHVRMLSIAGVIGAGLFVGSGHAIAEAGPAVLLAYIAAGALVVLIMRMLAEMAVASPDSGSFSTYADKSLGRWAGFTIGWLYWWFWVLVIPLEANAAGTILHAWFPQIDVWVYTLAITAFLTLSNLFSVKNYGEFEFWFALLKVVAIVAFLVAGSLAVLGLMPGSSTHGISHLYDTQGFMPNGISAVLAAILTTMFSFMGTEIVTIAAAESSEPRKQITQATNSVIWRIALFYLLSIFLVIALVPWNTPSLMKNGSYQTAMEMMNVPYARQIVDVVVLIAVCSCLNSALYTASRMIYSLSRRQDAPAVVSRTTRSGTPWVAVLFSTAAAFLAVIANYLAPSAVFEFLLASSGAIALLVYLVIAASHLVLRKKREARGETLTYRMWLFPGLTWATIVFIIGVLTSMLFNQQHRSEIIATGLLTVLVLMASQIVQRKRAARKSARMVAVRS; encoded by the coding sequence ATGACTGCTCAGAATGCCGATGTACTGGCACAAAGCCTCAAACCGCGCCACGTGCGCATGCTCTCAATAGCGGGCGTGATTGGCGCGGGTCTGTTTGTCGGGTCCGGCCATGCCATTGCAGAAGCGGGTCCGGCCGTCTTGCTGGCGTATATTGCTGCCGGCGCCCTGGTGGTCCTGATCATGCGCATGCTGGCAGAAATGGCCGTGGCTTCGCCGGATTCCGGCTCCTTTTCAACCTACGCCGACAAATCGCTCGGCCGCTGGGCGGGTTTTACCATCGGCTGGCTCTACTGGTGGTTCTGGGTGCTGGTGATTCCGCTGGAGGCCAACGCCGCCGGCACCATTCTGCACGCCTGGTTCCCGCAGATTGACGTCTGGGTATATACACTGGCGATCACCGCCTTTCTCACCCTCAGTAATCTGTTCAGCGTCAAAAATTACGGTGAATTTGAGTTCTGGTTTGCCCTGCTGAAAGTGGTCGCGATCGTCGCTTTCCTGGTCGCCGGCAGTCTGGCGGTATTAGGATTGATGCCGGGCAGCAGCACGCACGGCATTTCACATCTCTATGACACGCAAGGGTTTATGCCGAATGGTATCAGCGCGGTGCTGGCCGCGATTCTCACTACCATGTTCTCGTTCATGGGAACGGAGATTGTGACCATTGCCGCTGCCGAATCCAGCGAACCGCGCAAACAGATTACCCAGGCCACTAACTCCGTGATCTGGCGCATCGCCCTGTTTTATCTGCTGTCCATCTTCCTGGTGATCGCGCTGGTGCCGTGGAACACGCCATCGCTGATGAAAAATGGCTCCTATCAGACAGCCATGGAAATGATGAACGTGCCCTATGCCCGACAGATTGTGGATGTGGTGGTGTTGATTGCGGTTTGCAGCTGTCTCAATTCGGCACTCTATACCGCTTCCCGCATGATTTACTCGCTGTCCCGTCGTCAGGATGCACCGGCGGTGGTGTCCCGCACCACGCGCAGCGGCACGCCGTGGGTAGCGGTGCTGTTCTCTACTGCGGCAGCGTTTCTGGCGGTGATTGCCAACTACCTGGCGCCCAGCGCGGTATTTGAGTTCCTGCTGGCAAGTTCCGGTGCCATTGCGCTGCTGGTGTACCTGGTGATCGCTGCTTCACATCTGGTGTTACGCAAAAAACGCGAAGCGCGCGGCGAGACGCTCACCTACCGCATGTGGCTGTTTCCCGGCCTCACCTGGGCGACGATCGTGTTCATTATCGGCGTGCTGACCTCCATGCTGTTCAATCAGCAGCATCGCTCTGAAATCATCGCTACCGGGCTGTTAACGGTGCTGGTGCTGATGGCCAGTCAGATTGTGCAGCGCAAGCGCGCCGCGCGCAAAAGCGCCAGGATGGTGGCTGTCCGTTCCTGA
- the gabT gene encoding 4-aminobutyrate--2-oxoglutarate transaminase: MEGKNSQLQQRKDDALPRGTGNLCQWYVDQAENATLRDVEGNSWIDFAGGIAVLNTGHRHPRIVQAITDQLAKFTHTAFQVTPYESYVALAERINKRVPIAGKAKTAFFTTGAEAVENAVKVARAATRRHGIITFGNAFHGRTFMTMAMTGKVAPYKRDFGPMPASVFHARYPNGVTGISTDDALASLHDIFTQDIAPQDVAAIVLEPVQGEGGFHIAPPDFLQRLRALADQHGILLIADEVQSGFARTGKLFAMEHFAVKPDLITMAKSLAGGMPLSAVSGRAEIMDAPGPGGLGGTYAGNPLSIAAAHAVLDVIDEEQLCERALQLGAQLTELLHSARTTYAAITDVRALGSMVAVEFADAQTATQLQQQAMQRGLLLLTCGPQGNVIRFLYPLTIPDAQFRQALDILGSLLNQPRS, from the coding sequence ATGGAAGGTAAAAACAGCCAGCTGCAACAACGTAAAGATGACGCCCTGCCACGCGGTACCGGCAACCTGTGTCAGTGGTATGTCGATCAGGCAGAAAACGCGACCCTGCGCGACGTTGAAGGCAATAGCTGGATTGATTTCGCGGGCGGCATTGCGGTGCTGAACACCGGCCATCGCCATCCGCGCATTGTGCAGGCGATTACCGATCAGTTAGCGAAGTTTACCCATACCGCGTTTCAGGTTACGCCGTATGAAAGCTACGTGGCGCTGGCCGAACGTATCAACAAGCGGGTGCCCATTGCCGGTAAAGCAAAAACCGCGTTCTTCACTACCGGCGCTGAAGCGGTAGAAAACGCCGTTAAAGTGGCACGTGCGGCTACCCGCCGTCACGGCATCATTACCTTCGGCAACGCCTTCCACGGTCGCACCTTCATGACCATGGCGATGACCGGTAAAGTGGCCCCCTATAAGCGTGACTTTGGCCCGATGCCCGCTTCCGTGTTTCACGCCCGCTATCCGAACGGCGTCACCGGTATCAGCACGGATGATGCCCTCGCCAGCCTGCACGATATTTTCACCCAGGATATCGCGCCGCAGGATGTGGCCGCTATTGTGCTCGAACCGGTACAGGGCGAAGGCGGTTTCCATATTGCTCCGCCTGACTTCCTGCAGCGTCTGCGCGCGCTGGCCGATCAGCACGGCATTCTGCTGATCGCCGACGAAGTGCAGAGTGGTTTTGCCCGCACCGGTAAGCTGTTTGCGATGGAACACTTTGCGGTGAAGCCTGACCTGATCACCATGGCCAAAAGCCTGGCAGGCGGCATGCCGCTTTCCGCCGTGAGCGGTCGTGCTGAGATCATGGATGCGCCCGGCCCGGGCGGCCTCGGTGGCACCTACGCCGGTAACCCGCTGTCGATTGCCGCCGCACATGCGGTGCTGGATGTGATCGACGAAGAGCAGCTGTGCGAACGCGCCCTGCAGCTGGGGGCGCAGCTGACGGAACTGCTGCACAGCGCCCGTACCACCTATGCGGCGATTACCGATGTGCGCGCCCTCGGCTCTATGGTGGCTGTTGAATTTGCCGATGCGCAAACCGCGACGCAGCTGCAGCAGCAGGCCATGCAACGCGGTTTACTGCTGCTGACCTGCGGCCCGCAGGGTAACGTCATCCGCTTCCTCTATCCGCTCACCATTCCTGATGCGCAGTTCCGTCAGGCGCTCGACATCCTGGGCAGCCTGTTGAATCAGCCGCGCAGTTAA
- the pdxR gene encoding MocR-like pyridoxine biosynthesis transcription factor PdxR — protein MRSLYADHVLERMQFVTEGTLQQRLLHCMQGAIAEGIFPRGSRLPATRDLARELSVSRNTVLTVYEHLMSQGYVMARTGSGTWIAETLPDSCLHSPRSTVVSEPTVSKPAALSKRGATLLGHANASPYQWGAFVPGAPDVRQFPHKLFSQIQSRLNREPDIERLIYSSNGGCPQLRQALAEYLSVARSVRADASQIIITEGVHQAVDLVTRVLCDAGDTVWIEEPGYWGTRNLLRINGLKIQAKAVDEQGIIPDLPPRSKAPKMIFVTPSHQYPLGVHLSLERRRQLLDLARRHKCWLVEDDYDSEFRFSGQPFPSLQGFEPDAPVIYMGTFSKTLYPALRLGYLVVPASLAQPLRVAAAELYRGGHLLIQRALAEFIQKGHYMAHIRRMRKLYSQRRRFMTGLIERYLGAAFMPAFSHEAGLHLVLNLPAGCDDVAIAALALRRGVKVRPLSQYYMHPQERRGLLLGYACVDERQCQDAFGILKACLSDALGIIRPEI, from the coding sequence TTGCGGAGTTTATACGCCGATCATGTATTGGAGCGGATGCAGTTTGTCACGGAAGGAACCCTGCAGCAGCGTCTGCTGCACTGTATGCAGGGGGCGATTGCGGAGGGCATTTTTCCGCGCGGATCGCGTCTGCCTGCCACGCGCGATCTGGCGCGCGAGTTGTCGGTCTCGCGGAATACGGTACTTACCGTTTATGAACATCTGATGTCACAGGGATATGTCATGGCACGCACCGGCAGCGGCACCTGGATTGCCGAGACGCTGCCTGACAGCTGCCTGCACAGTCCGCGCAGTACCGTCGTCAGTGAGCCCACCGTCAGTAAGCCGGCCGCGCTCTCCAAACGGGGTGCCACGCTGCTGGGACATGCCAACGCTTCGCCTTATCAGTGGGGCGCGTTTGTGCCCGGTGCGCCGGATGTACGTCAGTTTCCGCATAAGCTTTTCAGCCAGATTCAGTCGCGGCTGAACCGGGAGCCGGATATAGAGCGGCTGATATACAGCAGCAACGGCGGCTGTCCGCAGCTGCGTCAGGCGCTGGCAGAGTACCTCAGCGTGGCCCGTTCCGTGCGTGCCGACGCCAGCCAAATCATCATTACGGAAGGGGTGCATCAGGCGGTCGATCTGGTGACGCGCGTATTATGTGACGCGGGCGATACCGTCTGGATTGAAGAACCGGGCTACTGGGGCACGCGCAATCTGCTGCGCATCAACGGGCTGAAAATCCAGGCCAAAGCGGTCGATGAGCAGGGCATCATCCCGGATTTACCGCCGCGCAGCAAAGCGCCGAAGATGATATTTGTGACACCGTCACACCAGTATCCGCTGGGTGTGCACCTGAGCCTGGAACGGCGCAGGCAACTGCTGGATTTAGCCAGACGGCACAAATGCTGGCTGGTGGAGGATGATTATGACAGCGAGTTTCGTTTCTCCGGCCAGCCGTTCCCTTCGCTGCAGGGGTTTGAACCGGATGCGCCGGTCATTTACATGGGGACGTTCAGCAAGACCCTTTATCCGGCGCTGCGACTGGGCTACCTGGTGGTGCCGGCATCGCTTGCGCAGCCGCTGCGCGTTGCCGCGGCAGAACTTTACCGTGGCGGGCATCTGCTGATTCAGCGCGCGCTGGCGGAGTTTATCCAGAAAGGGCACTACATGGCACACATCCGGCGCATGCGTAAGCTGTACAGCCAGCGTCGTCGCTTTATGACCGGTTTGATTGAGCGCTATCTGGGAGCCGCGTTTATGCCAGCCTTCAGCCATGAGGCCGGACTGCATCTGGTGCTGAATCTGCCGGCGGGCTGTGACGATGTGGCGATTGCGGCGCTGGCGCTGCGGCGCGGCGTGAAGGTACGACCGCTTTCGCAGTACTACATGCATCCACAGGAGCGGCGCGGTTTGCTGCTGGGCTACG